The following are from one region of the Capsicum annuum cultivar UCD-10X-F1 chromosome 1, UCD10Xv1.1, whole genome shotgun sequence genome:
- the LOC107865234 gene encoding puromycin-sensitive aminopeptidase isoform X2: MEAPKEIFLKDYKQPDYYFDTVDLKFTLGEQSTIVTSKIAVNPRVEGQSAPLVLDGRDLKLQSVKINGNPLKEEAFHVDSRHLTLKSPPSSNFTLEIVTEIYPQKNTSLEGLYKSSGNFCTQCEAEGFRKITFYQDRPDIMAKYTCRIEADKSLYPVLLSNGNLTEQGDLEGGKHFTVWVDPFKKPSYLFALVAGQLKSRDDTFTTCSGRKVSLRIWTPAQDLPKTEHAMYSLKAAMKWDEDVFGREYDLDLFNIVAVPDFNMGAMENKSLNIFNSKLVLASPETATDADYAAILGVIGHEYFHNWTGNRVTCRDWFQLSLKEGLTVFRDQEFSSDLGSRPVKRIADVSKLRMYQFPQDSGPMAHPVRPHSYIKMDNFYTVTVYEKGAEVVRMYKTLLGSQGFRKGTDLYFERHDGQAVTCEDFFAAMRDANNADFANFLLWYSQAGTPVVKVTTNYNAEGCTFSLKFSQEVPPTPGQPTKEPMFIPVVVGLLDSSGKDMPLSSIYHGGKLESFASSGQNVYTTVLRVTKKEEEFVFNDIPEKPTPSILRGFSAPIRLESDLTDKDLLFLLAHDSDEFNRWEAGQVLARKLMLSLVADFQQNKALALNPQFLQGIKSILTDSSLDKEFIAKAITLPGIGEIMDMMTVADPDAVHAVRTFIRKQLASELKQELLITVKNNRSSGAYEFDHNNMARRALKNIALAYLGSLEDADIRELLLNEYRNATNMTDQFAALVAIDQQPAIREEILADFYNKWQHDYLVVTKWLALQAMSDLPGNVENVKKLLKHTAFDMRNPNKVYSLIGGFCGSPVNFHSKDGSGYKFLGELVVQLDKINPQVASRMVSAFSRWKRYDETRQSLAKEQLEMILSAEGLSENVFEIASKSLAA, from the exons ATGGAAGCACCAAAGGAAATCTTTCTGAAGGATTACAAACAACCTGATTACTATTTTGACACG GTGGATCTGAAATTCACACTGGGTGAGCAAAGTACTATTGTCACTTCAAAAATTGCTGTCAACCCGAGAGTTGAAG GTCAGTCTGCCCCACTTGTCCTAGATGGGAGAGATCTGAAGTTGCAATCAGTAAAGATCAATGGCAATCCGCTGAAG GAGGAAGCTTTCCACGTGGACTCGCGCCACCTGACCCTGAAATCCCCTCCAAGTAGCAACTTCACCTTGGAGATTGTGACAGAAATATATCCTCAGAAGAACACATCCTTAGAG GGGCTTTACAAGTCATCAGGGAATTTCTGTACCCAATGTGAGGCTGAAGGTTTCCGTAAAATTACATTCTATCAG GATCGCCCTGACATTATGGCAAAATACACTTGTCGTATTGAGGCAGACAAATCCTTGTACCCTGTATTGTTGTCAAATGGAAACCTTACAGAGCAAGGAGATCTTGAG ggGGGGAAACATTTTACTGTTTGGGTGGATCCTTTCAAGAAACCCAGCTATCTTTTTGCATTGGTTGCTGGTCAGTTGAAGAGCAGAGATGACACATTTACGACCTGTTCAGGCCGTAAGGTCTCCCTTAGAATCTGGACCCCTGCTCAAGATCTGCCTAAGACAGAACATGCCATGTATTCTCTCAAGGCAGCTATGAAGTGGGATGAAGAT GTTTTCGGGCGGGAGTATGACCTGGATCTTTTTAATATTGTCGCTGTTCCTGATTTTAACAT GGGAGCGATGGAAAACAAGAGCTTGAAT ATATTCAATTCCAAGCTTGTCCTGGCGTCCCCAGAAACCGCAACAGATGCTGATTATGCGGCAATATTGGGTGTGATTGGACATGAG TACTTCCACAATTGGACAGGCAACAG AGTTACATGTCGTGACTGGTTCCAGCTCAGTTTGAAGGAAGGACTTACTGTTTTCCGTGATCAG GAGTTCTCATCTGATTTGGGAAGCCGTCCTGTGAAAAGGATTGCTGATGTTTCAAAGCTTCGAATGTATCAGTTCCCGCAG GATTCTGGTCCAATGGCTCATCCTGTCCGACCTCATTCTTATATAAAG ATGGATAACTTCTACACAG TTACG GTATATGAGAAG GGAGCTGAAGTGGTGAGGATGTACAAAACCTTGTTAGGGAGCCAAGGATTCagaaaa GGCACAGATTTGTATTTTGAGAGGCATGATGGTCAAGCAGTAACATGTGAAGACTTTTTTGCTGCCATGCGAGATGCCAACAATGCAGATTTTGCTAATTTCTTGTTATG GTACTCGCAAGCTGGGACACCTGTAGTGAAGGTTACAACTAATTATAATGCTGAGGGGTGCACTTTCTCCCTCAAGTTTAG TCAAGAGGTGCCTCCTACGCCTGGCCAGCCTACAAAAGAGCCTATGTTTATTCCTGTTGTAGTAGGTCTTCTAGATTCAAGTGGCAAGGACATGCCTCTATCCTCCATTTATCATGGCGGTAAATTGGAGAGTTTTGCGAGCAGTGGTCAAAATGTATATACCACAGTTCTCCGCGTAACGAAG AAAGAAGAGGAATTTGTGTTCAATGACATACCTGAGAAGCCAACACCATCTATATTACGAGGCTTCAGTGCTCCCATCCGGCTTGAGTCTGATCTCACTGATAAGGATCTACTTTTCCTCCTTGCTCATGATTCTGATGAGTTTAACCG GTGGGAGGCGGGACAAGTGTTGGCAAGGAAGCTGATGCTCAGCCTGGTAGCTGATTTTCAACAGAATAAGGCTTTGGCTCTTAACCCTCAGTTTTTGCAGGGGATCAAAAGCATACTCACCGACTCAAGCTTGGATAAG GAATTCATTGCTAAGGCAATAACTTTGCCAGGTATAGGAGAAATCATGGACATGATGACAGTTGCTGATCCAGATGCCGTTCATGCAGTTCGGACATTCATCAGGAAGCAACTGGCTTCTGAGTTGAAACAAGAGCTCCTTATCACT GTTAAAAACAACAGGAGCTCTGGTGCTTATGAGTTTGATCATAACAATATGGCCCGCCGTGCTCTTAAAAATATTGCTCttg CTTATCTTGGATCACTTGAAGACGCAGACATCAGAGAACTTCTATTGAATGAATACAGAAATGCCACGAACATGACGGATCAGTTTGCAGCTTTAGTTGCTATTGATCAGCAACCTGCTATTCGCGAAGAAATTTTAGCAGATTTCTATAACAAGTGGCAGCATGATTACTTG GTTGTGACCAAGTGGCTTGCGCTTCAAGCTATGTCAGACTTGCCTGGTAATGTCGAGAATGTCAAGAAACTTCTAAAACATACAGCCTTTGACATGCGTAATCCGAATAAG GTTTACTCGTTGATCGGAGGATTTTGTGGGTCGCCTGTCAACTTCCACAGCAAGGATGGCTCCGGCTACAAGTTCTTAGGAGAACTGGTGGTGCAGCTTGACAAGATAAATCCACAG GTGGCTTCACGAATGGTGTCAGCGTTCTCTAGGTGGAAGCGTTATGATGAAACACGACAAAGCCTCGCTAAG GAACAATTAGAGATGATCTTGTCTGCTGAGGGACTCTCGGAGAACGTGTTCGAGATTGCATCGAAGAGCTTGGCAGCTTGA
- the LOC107865234 gene encoding puromycin-sensitive aminopeptidase isoform X1, with protein sequence MARLILPCKGSSLSKTCLLGLISNAPFQASSRVTSVGRSRNICRYKQYLTSEVTHWRRCPIQRFPLIQPRRIDRPLICSVATEPLPKEVEESKMEAPKEIFLKDYKQPDYYFDTVDLKFTLGEQSTIVTSKIAVNPRVEGQSAPLVLDGRDLKLQSVKINGNPLKEEAFHVDSRHLTLKSPPSSNFTLEIVTEIYPQKNTSLEGLYKSSGNFCTQCEAEGFRKITFYQDRPDIMAKYTCRIEADKSLYPVLLSNGNLTEQGDLEGGKHFTVWVDPFKKPSYLFALVAGQLKSRDDTFTTCSGRKVSLRIWTPAQDLPKTEHAMYSLKAAMKWDEDVFGREYDLDLFNIVAVPDFNMGAMENKSLNIFNSKLVLASPETATDADYAAILGVIGHEYFHNWTGNRVTCRDWFQLSLKEGLTVFRDQEFSSDLGSRPVKRIADVSKLRMYQFPQDSGPMAHPVRPHSYIKMDNFYTVTVYEKGAEVVRMYKTLLGSQGFRKGTDLYFERHDGQAVTCEDFFAAMRDANNADFANFLLWYSQAGTPVVKVTTNYNAEGCTFSLKFSQEVPPTPGQPTKEPMFIPVVVGLLDSSGKDMPLSSIYHGGKLESFASSGQNVYTTVLRVTKKEEEFVFNDIPEKPTPSILRGFSAPIRLESDLTDKDLLFLLAHDSDEFNRWEAGQVLARKLMLSLVADFQQNKALALNPQFLQGIKSILTDSSLDKEFIAKAITLPGIGEIMDMMTVADPDAVHAVRTFIRKQLASELKQELLITVKNNRSSGAYEFDHNNMARRALKNIALAYLGSLEDADIRELLLNEYRNATNMTDQFAALVAIDQQPAIREEILADFYNKWQHDYLVVTKWLALQAMSDLPGNVENVKKLLKHTAFDMRNPNKVYSLIGGFCGSPVNFHSKDGSGYKFLGELVVQLDKINPQVASRMVSAFSRWKRYDETRQSLAKEQLEMILSAEGLSENVFEIASKSLAA encoded by the exons ATGGCTCGGTTGATTCTGCCTTGCAAGGGTTCGAGTTTGTCAAAGACGTGTCTCTTGGGTTTGATCTCCAATGCACCT TTTCAGGCAAGTAGCCGTGTTACTTCAGTCGGGCGCTCGAGAAATATCTGCAGATATAAACAATACCTCACTTCGGAG GTTACCCATTGGAGAAGGTGTCCAATCCAACGTTTTCCATTGATT CAACCTAGAAGAATCGACCGGCCATTAATCTGTTCAGTTGCAACTGAACCTCTGCCAAAAGAAGTTGAAGAATCCAAGATGGAAGCACCAAAGGAAATCTTTCTGAAGGATTACAAACAACCTGATTACTATTTTGACACG GTGGATCTGAAATTCACACTGGGTGAGCAAAGTACTATTGTCACTTCAAAAATTGCTGTCAACCCGAGAGTTGAAG GTCAGTCTGCCCCACTTGTCCTAGATGGGAGAGATCTGAAGTTGCAATCAGTAAAGATCAATGGCAATCCGCTGAAG GAGGAAGCTTTCCACGTGGACTCGCGCCACCTGACCCTGAAATCCCCTCCAAGTAGCAACTTCACCTTGGAGATTGTGACAGAAATATATCCTCAGAAGAACACATCCTTAGAG GGGCTTTACAAGTCATCAGGGAATTTCTGTACCCAATGTGAGGCTGAAGGTTTCCGTAAAATTACATTCTATCAG GATCGCCCTGACATTATGGCAAAATACACTTGTCGTATTGAGGCAGACAAATCCTTGTACCCTGTATTGTTGTCAAATGGAAACCTTACAGAGCAAGGAGATCTTGAG ggGGGGAAACATTTTACTGTTTGGGTGGATCCTTTCAAGAAACCCAGCTATCTTTTTGCATTGGTTGCTGGTCAGTTGAAGAGCAGAGATGACACATTTACGACCTGTTCAGGCCGTAAGGTCTCCCTTAGAATCTGGACCCCTGCTCAAGATCTGCCTAAGACAGAACATGCCATGTATTCTCTCAAGGCAGCTATGAAGTGGGATGAAGAT GTTTTCGGGCGGGAGTATGACCTGGATCTTTTTAATATTGTCGCTGTTCCTGATTTTAACAT GGGAGCGATGGAAAACAAGAGCTTGAAT ATATTCAATTCCAAGCTTGTCCTGGCGTCCCCAGAAACCGCAACAGATGCTGATTATGCGGCAATATTGGGTGTGATTGGACATGAG TACTTCCACAATTGGACAGGCAACAG AGTTACATGTCGTGACTGGTTCCAGCTCAGTTTGAAGGAAGGACTTACTGTTTTCCGTGATCAG GAGTTCTCATCTGATTTGGGAAGCCGTCCTGTGAAAAGGATTGCTGATGTTTCAAAGCTTCGAATGTATCAGTTCCCGCAG GATTCTGGTCCAATGGCTCATCCTGTCCGACCTCATTCTTATATAAAG ATGGATAACTTCTACACAG TTACG GTATATGAGAAG GGAGCTGAAGTGGTGAGGATGTACAAAACCTTGTTAGGGAGCCAAGGATTCagaaaa GGCACAGATTTGTATTTTGAGAGGCATGATGGTCAAGCAGTAACATGTGAAGACTTTTTTGCTGCCATGCGAGATGCCAACAATGCAGATTTTGCTAATTTCTTGTTATG GTACTCGCAAGCTGGGACACCTGTAGTGAAGGTTACAACTAATTATAATGCTGAGGGGTGCACTTTCTCCCTCAAGTTTAG TCAAGAGGTGCCTCCTACGCCTGGCCAGCCTACAAAAGAGCCTATGTTTATTCCTGTTGTAGTAGGTCTTCTAGATTCAAGTGGCAAGGACATGCCTCTATCCTCCATTTATCATGGCGGTAAATTGGAGAGTTTTGCGAGCAGTGGTCAAAATGTATATACCACAGTTCTCCGCGTAACGAAG AAAGAAGAGGAATTTGTGTTCAATGACATACCTGAGAAGCCAACACCATCTATATTACGAGGCTTCAGTGCTCCCATCCGGCTTGAGTCTGATCTCACTGATAAGGATCTACTTTTCCTCCTTGCTCATGATTCTGATGAGTTTAACCG GTGGGAGGCGGGACAAGTGTTGGCAAGGAAGCTGATGCTCAGCCTGGTAGCTGATTTTCAACAGAATAAGGCTTTGGCTCTTAACCCTCAGTTTTTGCAGGGGATCAAAAGCATACTCACCGACTCAAGCTTGGATAAG GAATTCATTGCTAAGGCAATAACTTTGCCAGGTATAGGAGAAATCATGGACATGATGACAGTTGCTGATCCAGATGCCGTTCATGCAGTTCGGACATTCATCAGGAAGCAACTGGCTTCTGAGTTGAAACAAGAGCTCCTTATCACT GTTAAAAACAACAGGAGCTCTGGTGCTTATGAGTTTGATCATAACAATATGGCCCGCCGTGCTCTTAAAAATATTGCTCttg CTTATCTTGGATCACTTGAAGACGCAGACATCAGAGAACTTCTATTGAATGAATACAGAAATGCCACGAACATGACGGATCAGTTTGCAGCTTTAGTTGCTATTGATCAGCAACCTGCTATTCGCGAAGAAATTTTAGCAGATTTCTATAACAAGTGGCAGCATGATTACTTG GTTGTGACCAAGTGGCTTGCGCTTCAAGCTATGTCAGACTTGCCTGGTAATGTCGAGAATGTCAAGAAACTTCTAAAACATACAGCCTTTGACATGCGTAATCCGAATAAG GTTTACTCGTTGATCGGAGGATTTTGTGGGTCGCCTGTCAACTTCCACAGCAAGGATGGCTCCGGCTACAAGTTCTTAGGAGAACTGGTGGTGCAGCTTGACAAGATAAATCCACAG GTGGCTTCACGAATGGTGTCAGCGTTCTCTAGGTGGAAGCGTTATGATGAAACACGACAAAGCCTCGCTAAG GAACAATTAGAGATGATCTTGTCTGCTGAGGGACTCTCGGAGAACGTGTTCGAGATTGCATCGAAGAGCTTGGCAGCTTGA